The proteins below are encoded in one region of Sander lucioperca isolate FBNREF2018 chromosome 11, SLUC_FBN_1.2, whole genome shotgun sequence:
- the ankle1 gene encoding ankyrin repeat and LEM domain-containing protein 1 isoform X1, whose protein sequence is MDYKTRRLESQLCKAVNDGEPRYVQLLLSQGACPDGVGSNGVAAIHLAAGKETEKNTRCLKMLLQYGADPNIRSSDGLTPIHIAALWGCYQNLNLLLLNGGNPNIKDAEGNTPGQLAEQQENRKCAQLLKEYHSSSVDTEEDDLPQFQYSVYSDQTDTSSYPRSDYSFSSHSSMISDFGEAPLSSTRRSSFFNLSDVNGRPNCRGISYNRLSGMDTKMHHSQDWNNASSHWSSEGPSILSSTRMSAVGHAAAMPTLEEDLFTEDGVFPSKANEHAATTDGRISPSRRDTLPAFPSRRVSRKSVSFRDVDEYFPVFSPESPKQDRTGVDGSQCTNNLHFDMSEYPDFLDSERMATVLHMQGIDVTSPDHVYVFCRESSGSTEEELEKTVISHCALEESDDEQEGEHVKEAQVNIPEQPACFHVGSSSSGTGSSHYSSCDSDHYTSALDASIHPRHLLLPTVKEVSLGAESDKMIQISSDSDSKLTRQYWNLPPVQTEPQMDSNTETKEHVPGMHDKLELAEVKHPNNDLFEACSGPVVDTSSECGVDQPVADTPLNDAAEALHENVNLPFTPSPFVTGRTRSRLSRCSLRTSRTPESLLFMSSLFEETLPTPVRTRRQTPRSQSSEDFYSSPHAPCYTPSYSGNSQGGDSLPADCQATQSSTLRAGSSVSDTQADTLILSKSVTDSVSESQTLSDTVALEENQDSSMDAYERNLAEIILAMQGNDLAESRDFLTDDLTSTDEATTKRNLNVAPGKNKLDSPKKEDAWITKDCSSDSVSSSSSSTYFSPRRSREDSDLPCTPGTGCTPRYSMSRLSNCRRPQHLANLSYTPGGRPLIQDLDEPVEYLYTDSEQGHKLIETHVPPTANTSLSCSMSTSSNDETVLYDWRSMQTDMVNGGKENQKPQMVLQKEEKEDMLLPETKGITDKELRLRLVELGESPGPISCRTRPTYMRRLHRLLQESNSQSPHPQKQLDPPQTDLGYSPELCRALRTFELPDCQADEQALCQQFDQPDQNRKWREGIIKSSFNYLLLDPRVTKNLPFRSHTMTPQECFQTFIHAIFYVGKGKRSRPYSHLYEALEYFKGDKTSKKLCPKVQHILQVWTAEQGVISLHCFQNVIPVEAYTREACMVEAIGLKMLTNRKRGDFYGVVSNWQAKKKRDLGVHLLYRAMQIFLAEGERQLRPADIRQ, encoded by the exons ATGGATTATAAGACGAGGAGGCTCGAAAGTCAACTGTGTAAAGCTGTGAACGATGGAGAACCGAG ATATGTGCAGCTGCTTCTTTCACAAGGTGCGTGTCCTGACGGGGTGGGTAGTAATGGAGTGGCTGCAATACACTTGGCCGCTGGCAAAGAGACTGAGAAGAACACACGCTGCTTGAAAATGTTACTGCAATATGGAGCAGACCCCAATATCAG GTCATCAGATGGCCTGACTCCTATCCACATTGCTGCACTGTGGGGATGTTATCAAAATCTGAATCTGCTCTTGTTAAATGGAGGGAACCCAAACATTAAAGATGCT GAGGGGAATACACCAGGGCAGCTTGCAGAGCAACAGGAGAATCGCAAATGTGCCCAGCTCCTTAAGGAGTACCATTCCAGCTCAGTGGACACAGAGGAGGACGACTTACCTCAATTCCAGTACT ctGTGTATTCAGACCAAACGGATACATCCAGCTATCCTAGATCAGACTATAGCTTCAGTTCCCACTCTTCTATGATAAGTGACTTTGGTGAAGCCCCATTGAGCAGCACAAGGCGTTCATCATTTTTCAACCTGTCTGACGTTAACGGAAGGCCAAATTGCAGAGGAATATCATATAACAGACTTTCTGGTATGGACACTAAGATGCATCACAGCCAGGACTGGAACAATGCCTCCTCACATTGGTCATCTGAAGGTCCCTCCATATTATCAAGCACTCGCATGTCTGCAGTGGGACATGCAGCGGCAATGCCAACTCTTGAGGAGGATTTATTTACTGAAGATGGTGTGTTCCCATCAAAAGCAAATGAACATGCTGCTACAACTGATGGCAGAATCTCCCCCTCCAGAAGAGACACTCTTCCAGCATTTCCCTCCAGGCGAGTGAGTCGTAAGAGTGTGAGCTTCAGAGATGTAGATGAATATTTCCCTGTTTTTAGTCCTGAATCTCCCAAACAGGACAGAACTGGTGTTGATGGCAGCCAGTGCACCAACAACTTACACTTTGACATGTCTGAGTACCCTGACTTCCTGGATTCAGAACGCATGGCCACGGTTTTACACATGCAGGGCATCGACGTCACATCGCCGGATCACGTTTATGTTTTTTGCAGGGAGAGCAGTGGGAGCACAGAGGAGGAGTTGGAGAAAACAGTCATCAGTCACTGTGCTTTGGAAGAGAGTGATGATGAACAAGAGGGTGAACATGTAAAAGAGGCTCAGGTGAATATACCAGAACAGCCAGCCTGTTTCCATGTTGGCAGCAGTAGCAGTGGGACTGGTAGTAGTCATTATAGTAGCTGTGACAGCGACCATTACACCAGTGCTCTGGATGCTTCTATACACCCCAGACATCTTTTACTCCCCACCGTAAAGGAGGTTTCTCTTGGGGCTGAATCTGACAAAATGATTCAGATTTCTTCAGACTCTGATTCTAAATTGACAAGGCAATATTGGAATCTTCCACCTGTTCAAACAGAACCCCAGATGGATTCAAACACTGAAACTAAAGAGCATGTACCAGGTATGCATGATAAACTGGAACTGGCTGAAGTAAAACACCCAAACAATGATTTGTTTGAGGCTTGTAGTGGTCCTGTTGTGGACACTTcaagtgaatgtggtgttgaccagcCAGTGGCAGACACCCCATTGAATGATGCAGCTGAGGCATTACATGAAAATGTCAACCTTCCATTCACACCAAGTCCTTTTGTAACAGGCAGGACTCGCTCGAGGTTGAGTCGCTGCTCACTGAGAACAAGCAGAACCCCAGAGAGCCTCCTCTTCATGTCTTCTCTCTTTGAAGAGACCCTCCCCACACCAGTTCGAACACGCCGCCAGACGCCCAGATCTCAGAGCAGTGAAGACTTTTACAGTTCACCACATGCACCTTGTTATACACCATCCTATTCAGGGAACAGCCAAGGAGGAGACTCGTTGCCTGCTGATTGCCAGGCCACACAGTCCAGCACCCTCAGAGCTGGTTCAAGTGTCAGCGATACCCAAGCTGACACTCTCATCCTCTCCAAGAGCGTAACTGATTCTGTTTCTGAATCGCAGACTTTGTCTGACACAGTCGCACTGGAGGAAAACCAGGACTCTTCAATGGATGCTTATGAAAGAAACCTTGCAGAGATTATACTGGCCATGCAAGGCAATGATCTTGCTGAAAGCAGGGATTTTCTGACTGATGATCTGACAAGTACAGACGAGGCAACAACAAAGAGAAACTTAAATGTTGCTCCTGGTAAGAACAAATTGGATAGCCCAAAAAAAGAAGATGCCTGGATCACCAAGGACTGTAGCTCGGACTCTGTCTCATCTTCATCCAGCTCCACCTATTTTTCTCCAAGGAGGTCCAGGGAAGACTCCGACCTTCCTTGCACTCCTGGCACTGGATGCACCCCCAGGTACAGCATGAGCCGGCTGTCAAACTGTCGCAGGCCACAGCACCTAGCTAACCTGTCTTACACCCCTGGAGGGCGTCCACTTATTCAGGATCTGGACGAACCGGTGGAGTACCTCTACACTGATTCGGAACAGGGCCACAAGCTGATCGAGACCCACGTCCCACCTACAGCAAACACCTCACTCAGCTGCAGCATGAGTACAAGCAGCAATGATGAGACCGTCCTTTATGACTGGCGCTCCATGCAGACTGACATGGTGAACGGAGGAAAGGAGAACCAGAAACCCCAGATGGTGCTACAGAAGGAGGAAAAAGAGGACATGCTGTTGCCGGAGACCAAAGGAATAACTGACAAGGAGCTGAGATTGAGGCTAGTAGAGCTGGGGGAGAGCCCGGGCCCTATCAGCTGCCGTACCAGGCCCACCTACATGCGAAGGTTGCACCGCCTGTTGCAGGAGTCAAACTCCCAATCACCACATCCCCAGAAGCAGTTAGACCCGCCACAAACAG ATTTAGGTTATAGTCCAGAATTGTGTCGGGCCCTGCGGACCTTCGAGCTGCCTGATTGCCAGGCTGACGAGCAGGCTTTGTGCCAACAGTTTGACCAACCAGATCAAAACCGAAAGTGGAGAGAGGGCATCATCAAGTCCAGCTTCAACTACCTGCTGCTCGACCCAAG AGTAACGAAAAACCTCCCATTCCGCAGTCACACCATGACTCCACAGGAGTGTTTCCAGACATTTATCCATGCTATATTTTATGTGGGCAAAGGAAAACGCTCCCGTCCATACAGCCACCTGTATGAAGCTTTAGAGTACTTCAAAGGGGACAAGACCTCCAAG AAATTGTGCCCCAAAGTGCAGCACATTCTGCAGGTGTGGACCGCCGAGCAGGGCGTCATCTCTCTGCATTGTTTCCAGAATGTAATTCCAGTGGAGGCTTACACAAGAGAGGCCTGCATGGTGGAGGCCATCG GGTTGAAGATGCTCACCAATCGGAAGCGAGGGGATTTTTATGGCGTGGTGTCCAACTGGCAGGCGAAGAAGAAGCGGGACCTCGGCGTCCACTTGCTCTACCGGGCCATGCAGATCTTCCTGGCCGAAGGTGAGAGGCAGCTCAGACCAGCAGACATCAGACAGTAG
- the ankle1 gene encoding ankyrin repeat and LEM domain-containing protein 1 isoform X2, translating into MLLQYGADPNIRSSDGLTPIHIAALWGCYQNLNLLLLNGGNPNIKDAEGNTPGQLAEQQENRKCAQLLKEYHSSSVDTEEDDLPQFQYSVYSDQTDTSSYPRSDYSFSSHSSMISDFGEAPLSSTRRSSFFNLSDVNGRPNCRGISYNRLSGMDTKMHHSQDWNNASSHWSSEGPSILSSTRMSAVGHAAAMPTLEEDLFTEDGVFPSKANEHAATTDGRISPSRRDTLPAFPSRRVSRKSVSFRDVDEYFPVFSPESPKQDRTGVDGSQCTNNLHFDMSEYPDFLDSERMATVLHMQGIDVTSPDHVYVFCRESSGSTEEELEKTVISHCALEESDDEQEGEHVKEAQVNIPEQPACFHVGSSSSGTGSSHYSSCDSDHYTSALDASIHPRHLLLPTVKEVSLGAESDKMIQISSDSDSKLTRQYWNLPPVQTEPQMDSNTETKEHVPGMHDKLELAEVKHPNNDLFEACSGPVVDTSSECGVDQPVADTPLNDAAEALHENVNLPFTPSPFVTGRTRSRLSRCSLRTSRTPESLLFMSSLFEETLPTPVRTRRQTPRSQSSEDFYSSPHAPCYTPSYSGNSQGGDSLPADCQATQSSTLRAGSSVSDTQADTLILSKSVTDSVSESQTLSDTVALEENQDSSMDAYERNLAEIILAMQGNDLAESRDFLTDDLTSTDEATTKRNLNVAPGKNKLDSPKKEDAWITKDCSSDSVSSSSSSTYFSPRRSREDSDLPCTPGTGCTPRYSMSRLSNCRRPQHLANLSYTPGGRPLIQDLDEPVEYLYTDSEQGHKLIETHVPPTANTSLSCSMSTSSNDETVLYDWRSMQTDMVNGGKENQKPQMVLQKEEKEDMLLPETKGITDKELRLRLVELGESPGPISCRTRPTYMRRLHRLLQESNSQSPHPQKQLDPPQTDLGYSPELCRALRTFELPDCQADEQALCQQFDQPDQNRKWREGIIKSSFNYLLLDPRVTKNLPFRSHTMTPQECFQTFIHAIFYVGKGKRSRPYSHLYEALEYFKGDKTSKKLCPKVQHILQVWTAEQGVISLHCFQNVIPVEAYTREACMVEAIGLKMLTNRKRGDFYGVVSNWQAKKKRDLGVHLLYRAMQIFLAEGERQLRPADIRQ; encoded by the exons ATGTTACTGCAATATGGAGCAGACCCCAATATCAG GTCATCAGATGGCCTGACTCCTATCCACATTGCTGCACTGTGGGGATGTTATCAAAATCTGAATCTGCTCTTGTTAAATGGAGGGAACCCAAACATTAAAGATGCT GAGGGGAATACACCAGGGCAGCTTGCAGAGCAACAGGAGAATCGCAAATGTGCCCAGCTCCTTAAGGAGTACCATTCCAGCTCAGTGGACACAGAGGAGGACGACTTACCTCAATTCCAGTACT ctGTGTATTCAGACCAAACGGATACATCCAGCTATCCTAGATCAGACTATAGCTTCAGTTCCCACTCTTCTATGATAAGTGACTTTGGTGAAGCCCCATTGAGCAGCACAAGGCGTTCATCATTTTTCAACCTGTCTGACGTTAACGGAAGGCCAAATTGCAGAGGAATATCATATAACAGACTTTCTGGTATGGACACTAAGATGCATCACAGCCAGGACTGGAACAATGCCTCCTCACATTGGTCATCTGAAGGTCCCTCCATATTATCAAGCACTCGCATGTCTGCAGTGGGACATGCAGCGGCAATGCCAACTCTTGAGGAGGATTTATTTACTGAAGATGGTGTGTTCCCATCAAAAGCAAATGAACATGCTGCTACAACTGATGGCAGAATCTCCCCCTCCAGAAGAGACACTCTTCCAGCATTTCCCTCCAGGCGAGTGAGTCGTAAGAGTGTGAGCTTCAGAGATGTAGATGAATATTTCCCTGTTTTTAGTCCTGAATCTCCCAAACAGGACAGAACTGGTGTTGATGGCAGCCAGTGCACCAACAACTTACACTTTGACATGTCTGAGTACCCTGACTTCCTGGATTCAGAACGCATGGCCACGGTTTTACACATGCAGGGCATCGACGTCACATCGCCGGATCACGTTTATGTTTTTTGCAGGGAGAGCAGTGGGAGCACAGAGGAGGAGTTGGAGAAAACAGTCATCAGTCACTGTGCTTTGGAAGAGAGTGATGATGAACAAGAGGGTGAACATGTAAAAGAGGCTCAGGTGAATATACCAGAACAGCCAGCCTGTTTCCATGTTGGCAGCAGTAGCAGTGGGACTGGTAGTAGTCATTATAGTAGCTGTGACAGCGACCATTACACCAGTGCTCTGGATGCTTCTATACACCCCAGACATCTTTTACTCCCCACCGTAAAGGAGGTTTCTCTTGGGGCTGAATCTGACAAAATGATTCAGATTTCTTCAGACTCTGATTCTAAATTGACAAGGCAATATTGGAATCTTCCACCTGTTCAAACAGAACCCCAGATGGATTCAAACACTGAAACTAAAGAGCATGTACCAGGTATGCATGATAAACTGGAACTGGCTGAAGTAAAACACCCAAACAATGATTTGTTTGAGGCTTGTAGTGGTCCTGTTGTGGACACTTcaagtgaatgtggtgttgaccagcCAGTGGCAGACACCCCATTGAATGATGCAGCTGAGGCATTACATGAAAATGTCAACCTTCCATTCACACCAAGTCCTTTTGTAACAGGCAGGACTCGCTCGAGGTTGAGTCGCTGCTCACTGAGAACAAGCAGAACCCCAGAGAGCCTCCTCTTCATGTCTTCTCTCTTTGAAGAGACCCTCCCCACACCAGTTCGAACACGCCGCCAGACGCCCAGATCTCAGAGCAGTGAAGACTTTTACAGTTCACCACATGCACCTTGTTATACACCATCCTATTCAGGGAACAGCCAAGGAGGAGACTCGTTGCCTGCTGATTGCCAGGCCACACAGTCCAGCACCCTCAGAGCTGGTTCAAGTGTCAGCGATACCCAAGCTGACACTCTCATCCTCTCCAAGAGCGTAACTGATTCTGTTTCTGAATCGCAGACTTTGTCTGACACAGTCGCACTGGAGGAAAACCAGGACTCTTCAATGGATGCTTATGAAAGAAACCTTGCAGAGATTATACTGGCCATGCAAGGCAATGATCTTGCTGAAAGCAGGGATTTTCTGACTGATGATCTGACAAGTACAGACGAGGCAACAACAAAGAGAAACTTAAATGTTGCTCCTGGTAAGAACAAATTGGATAGCCCAAAAAAAGAAGATGCCTGGATCACCAAGGACTGTAGCTCGGACTCTGTCTCATCTTCATCCAGCTCCACCTATTTTTCTCCAAGGAGGTCCAGGGAAGACTCCGACCTTCCTTGCACTCCTGGCACTGGATGCACCCCCAGGTACAGCATGAGCCGGCTGTCAAACTGTCGCAGGCCACAGCACCTAGCTAACCTGTCTTACACCCCTGGAGGGCGTCCACTTATTCAGGATCTGGACGAACCGGTGGAGTACCTCTACACTGATTCGGAACAGGGCCACAAGCTGATCGAGACCCACGTCCCACCTACAGCAAACACCTCACTCAGCTGCAGCATGAGTACAAGCAGCAATGATGAGACCGTCCTTTATGACTGGCGCTCCATGCAGACTGACATGGTGAACGGAGGAAAGGAGAACCAGAAACCCCAGATGGTGCTACAGAAGGAGGAAAAAGAGGACATGCTGTTGCCGGAGACCAAAGGAATAACTGACAAGGAGCTGAGATTGAGGCTAGTAGAGCTGGGGGAGAGCCCGGGCCCTATCAGCTGCCGTACCAGGCCCACCTACATGCGAAGGTTGCACCGCCTGTTGCAGGAGTCAAACTCCCAATCACCACATCCCCAGAAGCAGTTAGACCCGCCACAAACAG ATTTAGGTTATAGTCCAGAATTGTGTCGGGCCCTGCGGACCTTCGAGCTGCCTGATTGCCAGGCTGACGAGCAGGCTTTGTGCCAACAGTTTGACCAACCAGATCAAAACCGAAAGTGGAGAGAGGGCATCATCAAGTCCAGCTTCAACTACCTGCTGCTCGACCCAAG AGTAACGAAAAACCTCCCATTCCGCAGTCACACCATGACTCCACAGGAGTGTTTCCAGACATTTATCCATGCTATATTTTATGTGGGCAAAGGAAAACGCTCCCGTCCATACAGCCACCTGTATGAAGCTTTAGAGTACTTCAAAGGGGACAAGACCTCCAAG AAATTGTGCCCCAAAGTGCAGCACATTCTGCAGGTGTGGACCGCCGAGCAGGGCGTCATCTCTCTGCATTGTTTCCAGAATGTAATTCCAGTGGAGGCTTACACAAGAGAGGCCTGCATGGTGGAGGCCATCG GGTTGAAGATGCTCACCAATCGGAAGCGAGGGGATTTTTATGGCGTGGTGTCCAACTGGCAGGCGAAGAAGAAGCGGGACCTCGGCGTCCACTTGCTCTACCGGGCCATGCAGATCTTCCTGGCCGAAGGTGAGAGGCAGCTCAGACCAGCAGACATCAGACAGTAG